The Roseibaca calidilacus genome has a window encoding:
- a CDS encoding accessory factor UbiK family protein, with product MQSRNKFLDDMSQLMTNAMGVAQGARTEAETAMKSLLDRWLADRDFVTREEFDAVRAMAQKAREENAALQARIDALEAGKDG from the coding sequence ATGCAAAGCCGCAACAAGTTTCTGGACGACATGTCGCAACTGATGACCAATGCCATGGGCGTGGCGCAAGGCGCGCGCACGGAAGCGGAAACCGCGATGAAAAGCCTGCTGGACCGCTGGTTGGCGGATCGCGACTTTGTCACCCGCGAGGAATTCGACGCGGTGCGCGCCATGGCGCAGAAGGCGCGCGAGGAAAACGCGGCCCTTCAGGCGCGGATTGACGCGCTTGAAGCGGGCAAAGACGGCTAA
- the lgt gene encoding prolipoprotein diacylglyceryl transferase has protein sequence MLSPLAILFPDLRPEIFSIDIGTFTFALRWYALAYIAGFLLGWWIIMRLMTRPALWPNGTAPMPPAKVEGLLTWVIVGVILGGRLGFVLFYQPAYYLEYPAQALRIWEGGMSFHGGFAGVIVAGLLYCRRHSVPPLQLADAMALVAPIGIGLGRLANFINAELWGRPTLAPWGVVFPGPAAQDCPWDWPSTLCARHPTQLYEAALEGALLFAVLAYLVWRRGGLRQPGLVTGVFAAGYGLGRFTVEFWRQADAQFITPDNPLGHVLALGPVGVSMGQVLSLPMIAVGLALILRARQTRAPA, from the coding sequence ATGCTTTCGCCTCTTGCCATACTCTTTCCCGATCTGCGCCCCGAGATTTTCTCGATCGATATCGGCACCTTCACCTTTGCGCTGCGCTGGTATGCGCTGGCGTATATCGCCGGTTTCCTGCTGGGCTGGTGGATTATCATGCGGCTGATGACGCGGCCCGCGCTATGGCCAAATGGCACCGCCCCCATGCCGCCCGCCAAGGTAGAAGGGTTGCTGACATGGGTGATTGTCGGGGTCATTCTGGGCGGAAGGCTGGGCTTTGTGCTGTTCTACCAGCCGGCGTATTACCTAGAATACCCCGCGCAAGCCCTGCGCATCTGGGAAGGTGGCATGTCGTTTCACGGCGGGTTTGCCGGTGTGATCGTGGCCGGGCTGCTCTACTGCCGCCGCCATTCTGTGCCGCCGTTGCAATTGGCCGATGCCATGGCGCTGGTCGCGCCCATCGGGATCGGGCTGGGGCGTCTGGCCAATTTCATCAATGCCGAACTATGGGGGCGGCCCACGCTTGCGCCTTGGGGTGTGGTGTTCCCCGGCCCTGCCGCGCAAGACTGCCCGTGGGACTGGCCCAGCACGCTGTGCGCCCGCCACCCCACGCAGCTCTACGAAGCGGCGCTTGAAGGCGCGCTGCTCTTCGCCGTGCTGGCCTATCTGGTCTGGCGGCGCGGGGGCTTGCGCCAGCCGGGGCTGGTGACGGGCGTCTTTGCCGCGGGTTACGGGCTGGGGCGTTTTACGGTCGAATTCTGGCGGCAGGCGGATGCGCAATTCATCACGCCCGACAACCCGCTGGGCCATGTGCTGGCGCTGGGTCCGGTCGGGGTCAGCATGGGGCAAGTGCTGTCGCTTCCGATGATCGCGGTCGGGTTGGCCTTGATCTTGCGCGCGCGGCAGACCCGCGCCCCGGCATGA
- a CDS encoding DNA topoisomerase IV subunit A — protein MDMPQDDDITPELNTSEPLRRALGSRYLQYALSTIMHRALPDARDGLKPVHRRILFAMRELKLSPTGGFRKSAKITGDVMGNYHPHGDAAIYDAMARLAQDFNLRYPLVSGQGNFGNIDGDNPAAARYTEARMARASELLLEGLAENAVDYRPNYDGTLSEPVVLPAAFPNLLANGASGIAVGMATNIPPHNLDELIEGCLALIGNPDLPDDDLVRLIPGPDFPTGGVIVEPPEAIRSAYATGRGAFRLRARWQVEDLGRGQWQVVVTEIPFQVPKSRLIEKLAEVIQTRKVPLLADVRDESADDVRIVLEPKARTVDPELMMGMLFKNSDLESRFSLNMNVLIDGVTPKVCSLREVLRAFLDHRREVLLRRSQHRLDKIDHRLEVLEGFIIAFLNLDRVIDIIRYDESPRAALMREVWGRAFARATSEKDYVPPPEGDGELSELQAESILNMRLRSLRRLEEMELRRERDELLKERAALEDLLGSDKLQWKRIGTELRDVQAEFGKNTDLGRRRTDFALAAEVEDVPLEAMIEREPVTIVCSKMGWIRAMKGHVALDQSFKFKDGDEGRFAFHAETTDKIVLFGSNGRFYTLLAANLPGGRGMGEPVRLMVDLPNEAEIVDLFIHRPGCKLVVASTAGDGFVVPADEVIAQTRSGKQVLNVKDGVRALVCRRVAGDHLACVGENRKLLVFPLQDLPEMGRGKGVRLQSYKDGGLSDLTTITLAEGLRWLDPAGRTRHEADLTEWLGKRASAGRMAPRGFPRDNRFV, from the coding sequence ATGGACATGCCCCAAGATGATGACATCACGCCCGAACTGAACACGTCCGAGCCGCTACGCCGCGCGCTGGGGTCACGCTATTTGCAATATGCGCTGTCCACGATCATGCACCGCGCCTTGCCCGATGCGCGCGACGGGTTGAAGCCGGTGCATCGGCGCATTCTGTTCGCCATGCGTGAATTGAAATTGTCGCCCACCGGCGGTTTCCGCAAATCTGCCAAGATCACCGGTGACGTGATGGGCAATTACCACCCGCATGGCGATGCCGCGATCTATGACGCAATGGCGCGCTTGGCGCAGGATTTCAACCTGCGTTACCCTTTGGTCAGCGGGCAGGGCAATTTCGGCAATATCGACGGCGATAACCCCGCCGCCGCGCGCTACACCGAAGCGCGGATGGCGCGCGCGTCAGAGTTGCTGCTGGAAGGGTTGGCCGAAAACGCGGTCGATTACCGCCCGAATTATGACGGCACGCTCAGCGAACCCGTGGTGTTGCCCGCGGCCTTTCCGAACCTGCTGGCCAATGGCGCAAGCGGCATTGCGGTGGGCATGGCCACCAACATTCCGCCGCATAATCTGGATGAATTGATCGAAGGCTGTCTGGCGCTGATCGGCAATCCCGATCTGCCCGATGATGACTTGGTCAGGCTGATCCCCGGCCCCGATTTTCCAACCGGTGGCGTGATCGTGGAACCGCCAGAGGCCATTCGCAGCGCCTATGCCACAGGGCGCGGCGCGTTCCGCCTGCGCGCGCGGTGGCAGGTCGAGGATCTGGGCCGCGGGCAATGGCAGGTGGTGGTCACGGAAATTCCGTTTCAGGTGCCGAAATCCCGCCTGATCGAGAAACTGGCAGAGGTCATCCAGACCCGCAAGGTGCCGCTTCTGGCCGATGTGCGCGACGAATCCGCCGATGATGTGCGGATCGTGCTGGAACCCAAGGCGCGGACGGTTGACCCGGAACTGATGATGGGGATGCTGTTCAAGAATTCCGATCTGGAATCCCGCTTCAGCCTGAACATGAATGTGTTGATCGACGGGGTCACGCCCAAGGTTTGCAGCCTGCGCGAGGTGCTGCGCGCATTCCTTGACCATCGGCGCGAGGTGTTGCTGCGCCGCAGCCAGCACCGTCTGGACAAGATTGACCATAGGCTGGAAGTGCTGGAAGGCTTCATCATCGCCTTTCTGAACCTTGACCGCGTGATCGATATTATCCGCTATGATGAAAGCCCCCGCGCCGCGCTGATGCGCGAGGTTTGGGGCCGCGCGTTCGCGCGCGCCACATCCGAGAAGGACTATGTTCCCCCGCCTGAAGGCGACGGGGAATTGTCCGAACTTCAGGCCGAATCGATCCTGAACATGCGGCTGCGCAGCTTGCGGCGGCTGGAAGAGATGGAACTGCGCCGCGAGCGGGACGAGTTGCTGAAAGAACGCGCCGCGCTGGAAGACCTGCTGGGGTCTGACAAACTGCAATGGAAGCGCATTGGCACCGAATTGCGGGATGTGCAGGCGGAATTCGGAAAGAACACCGATCTGGGCCGCCGACGCACCGATTTCGCACTGGCCGCAGAGGTCGAGGATGTGCCGCTTGAAGCCATGATTGAACGCGAACCCGTGACCATCGTTTGCTCTAAAATGGGCTGGATCAGGGCGATGAAAGGCCATGTCGCGCTGGACCAGTCGTTCAAGTTCAAGGATGGCGATGAAGGGCGTTTTGCCTTCCATGCGGAAACCACCGACAAGATTGTGTTGTTTGGGTCAAACGGGCGGTTCTACACGCTTTTGGCCGCCAACCTGCCTGGCGGGCGCGGCATGGGCGAACCGGTGCGCCTGATGGTCGATCTACCCAACGAGGCCGAGATCGTCGATCTTTTCATCCATAGGCCGGGCTGCAAATTGGTCGTGGCCTCGACCGCGGGCGACGGGTTCGTCGTGCCCGCAGATGAGGTGATCGCGCAGACCCGCAGCGGCAAACAGGTGCTGAACGTCAAGGACGGGGTGCGCGCGCTGGTCTGCCGGCGCGTTGCAGGCGATCATCTGGCCTGCGTGGGTGAAAACCGGAAGCTTCTGGTATTCCCCTTGCAGGATTTGCCTGAAATGGGCCGTGGCAAGGGCGTGCGGCTGCAATCCTACAAGGATGGCGGGCTGTCCGACCTGACCACGATCACGCTGGCCGAGGGGTTGCGCTGGCTGGACCCGGCCGGGCGGACCCGGCATGAAGCCGACTTGACCGAATGGCTGGGCAAACGCGCCAGCGCGGGCCGAATGGCCCCGCGCGGTTTTCCGCGCGATAACCGCTTCGTGTAG